In Mycetocola spongiae, the genomic stretch GGGCCGCGGTGAGGAAAATCTCATCGATGGCCCCGGCGGCGAGAAAGCTTCCGGTCACGGTGGGTCCGCCCTCGCAGATCACGCGGGTATAACCGTGTTCCGCGAGCGTATCGAGGATCTGTTCGGGGGTGGGATCGGCGGCATCTATGCCGATCACCGCGAGCACCCGGTCGCCCACCCGGCCCGTGACCTTCGGGACCGAGGCGCGCGGGCACAGCACGATAAGCCGTTCCCGGGCGCCCTCGTTATTGGGGACATCGCCGAGGTCGCCGCCGCGCGTGAGCACGGCCAGCGTGGCCCGGCGCGGAATGGTATATCCCTCGGCGCGCAGGCTCTGCGCCCCGACCAGCACAGCATGGGCCTGATCGCGGATTACGCCCAGAATATAGCGATCCACCCGGTTGGAGATGGTATCGCTGGTGCCGTCCTCGCCCGCGGCCGAGCCGTTCATCGTGGTGATCATATTCACCGCGACCCAGCGCTCACCCTCCAGCGCATAGCGCCGGGCAATCCACTCCCGCGCGGCCTCGTCCTCGGGATTAATATTTTCGAGCGTGGTGGGGATCAGCTCGGTGACGATACTCACGCGGTCTCGGCCTGCATGCGCACCTGGCGCTGGGCGCGCGCAAGCATGCCGGTCATCCCCGCGAGGCGCAGCGGGGAGACCGCGCGCGTGAGCCCGAGCGACTGCGGATAATCCGCGGGCACCGCGAGGGCCTCGGCCACCGTGAGGCCGTCAAAACCCTGTGCCAGGATGCTCGCGAAGCCGCGCGTGGTGGGGGCCTCCGGGGGCGCCGTGGCATGCATAAACACGCGGCCCTCGGCGGTCACCTCCATAAAAAGATAGACCGGCGACTGGCACTCGGCCACGCGCTCCAGCAGCTCGGGCCGATCCCGAAAGCGCTCGGGCAGTTCCGGGAGTTCCCGGGAAAAATCGAGCAGCAATTCGAGACGGTTGGCCTCCTCCAGATCGAGGAAATCCTCGCTGATTTCGGCAAATACTTCGGGTATGGCGGTCATGGAAGACGATTATCCCACGCGGGGGAGTTCGCCGGGCTCCTCTCCCGTGACGATGGGGACCCGCACGGCGTTTCCCCATTCGGTCCAAGAGCCGTCATAGTTTCGGACATCGGAAAATCCGAGCAGGAAGCGCAGCGCAAACCAGGTATGGCTGGAGCGTTCCCCGATCCGGCAATAGGTGATCACGGAATCCTCGGGGCCCAAACCCAGGCCGCCCGCGCCATAGATGGCCTCCAGCTCGGTGCGCGGCAGATAGCCGCCGTCGGTGTCCACCGCGCGGGCCCAGGGAACGTTGCGGGCCGTGGGGATATGGCCGCCGCGCAGGACACCCTCCTCGGGATAATCGGGGTGGGTCACCCGCTCGCCGGTGTACTCCTGAGGGGAGCGAATATCGATCAGCGGGTTGCCCAGATGGGTGAGGACATCCTCGCGGAACGCGCGCTCGGTGCGGTCATCGCGGGTGATCACCGGATAGGTTGCGGGGGTAATGGCGGGCTTTTCCGTGGTGATGGCGCGGCCCTCGGTGATCCACTTATCGCGTCCGCCGTCCAGCAGTCGCACATCGGGGTGGCCAAAGAGGGTGAAAACCCAGAGGGCATAGGCGGCCCACCAGTTGCTCTTATCGCCGTAGATCACCACGGTATCCTCGCGGGAGATTCCCTTTGCCGAGAGCAGCGCGGCAAAGCCCTCGCCGTCGAGATAATCGCGCACCACGGGGTCATTGAGCTCGGTATGCCAGTCCACCTTGATCGCGCCGGGGATATGGCCAAGCTCATAGAGCAGGACGTCCTCATCGGATTCCACGATCACCAGGCCGGGTTCCCCGCGGTGCTCCTCAAGCCAGGAGGTGGAGACGAGGGCGCCGGGCCGGGCATAATCGGCAAACTTCGGATCGGTTGTATCGGGGGCGATGGCCACGGAGTTCCTCCTGCGCAATGACGGTATTCGG encodes the following:
- a CDS encoding dihydrofolate reductase family protein; this translates as MSIVTELIPTTLENINPEDEAAREWIARRYALEGERWVAVNMITTMNGSAAGEDGTSDTISNRVDRYILGVIRDQAHAVLVGAQSLRAEGYTIPRRATLAVLTRGGDLGDVPNNEGARERLIVLCPRASVPKVTGRVGDRVLAVIGIDAADPTPEQILDTLAEHGYTRVICEGGPTVTGSFLAAGAIDEIFLTAAPSVVLPPQPVFGQSENLVTRYELHGLLMDSEGTLYQRFRPLTEPLGG
- a CDS encoding SufE family protein, whose translation is MTAIPEVFAEISEDFLDLEEANRLELLLDFSRELPELPERFRDRPELLERVAECQSPVYLFMEVTAEGRVFMHATAPPEAPTTRGFASILAQGFDGLTVAEALAVPADYPQSLGLTRAVSPLRLAGMTGMLARAQRQVRMQAETA
- a CDS encoding sulfurtransferase; translation: MAIAPDTTDPKFADYARPGALVSTSWLEEHRGEPGLVIVESDEDVLLYELGHIPGAIKVDWHTELNDPVVRDYLDGEGFAALLSAKGISREDTVVIYGDKSNWWAAYALWVFTLFGHPDVRLLDGGRDKWITEGRAITTEKPAITPATYPVITRDDRTERAFREDVLTHLGNPLIDIRSPQEYTGERVTHPDYPEEGVLRGGHIPTARNVPWARAVDTDGGYLPRTELEAIYGAGGLGLGPEDSVITYCRIGERSSHTWFALRFLLGFSDVRNYDGSWTEWGNAVRVPIVTGEEPGELPRVG